From Chelatococcus sp. YT9, a single genomic window includes:
- a CDS encoding HAD-IC family P-type ATPase: MSTPVSIVAGIGRAARSGILIKGGQHLESAGRIDTLALDKTGTLTEGKPQLASIVALGGITEAELLHLAATAEAGSTHPLGRPIVEAGRAQRPLSTPEALEEHAGMGLTARIDGQTIAAGNRRLMDTLGITLGEDGETALDRLLANGQTPILVARDGRLIGLLGMSDMAREGAKEAIARLRDIGIGRVVMLTGDQLGAAEAIARKVGIDEVHAGLMPEDKLDLIRKMKTDGAHVAMVGDGINDAPALAAADTSIAMGAAGSDVAIETADIALLKDDLGKIPEAMAISRATLGNMRQNLVIALVTVAGLLAGVFTGNVHMAGGMLVHQLSVLIVIANGMRLLRMPKAAAAGANDSRAVAARQAAAASQS; encoded by the coding sequence ACACGCTGGCGCTCGACAAGACTGGCACGCTGACGGAGGGCAAGCCGCAGCTTGCCTCCATCGTCGCGCTTGGCGGCATCACCGAGGCCGAGCTGCTGCATCTGGCCGCCACCGCCGAGGCCGGCTCCACCCACCCGCTCGGGCGCCCCATCGTCGAGGCCGGCCGCGCGCAGAGGCCGCTTTCGACGCCCGAGGCGCTGGAGGAACATGCCGGCATGGGCCTCACCGCCCGCATCGACGGCCAAACCATAGCCGCCGGCAACCGCCGCCTGATGGACACGCTCGGCATTACGCTGGGCGAAGATGGTGAAACCGCATTGGACCGTCTGTTGGCTAATGGCCAGACGCCGATCCTGGTGGCGCGTGACGGGCGGTTGATCGGGTTGCTGGGCATGTCCGACATGGCTCGCGAAGGGGCGAAGGAAGCCATCGCCCGCTTGCGCGATATCGGTATAGGACGCGTGGTCATGCTGACCGGCGACCAGCTTGGCGCGGCCGAAGCGATTGCCCGCAAAGTCGGCATCGACGAGGTCCATGCCGGCCTGATGCCCGAGGACAAGCTGGACCTGATCCGCAAGATGAAGACAGACGGCGCGCATGTCGCCATGGTCGGCGACGGCATCAACGACGCGCCCGCGCTCGCGGCGGCGGATACCAGCATCGCCATGGGCGCGGCGGGTAGCGACGTCGCCATCGAGACCGCCGACATCGCGCTCCTGAAGGACGATCTTGGCAAGATCCCCGAGGCGATGGCGATCTCGCGCGCCACGCTGGGCAACATGCGCCAGAACCTCGTCATCGCGCTGGTGACGGTGGCGGGCCTGCTGGCCGGCGTGTTCACCGGCAACGTCCATATGGCCGGGGGCATGCTGGTCCATCAGCTCTCGGTGCTGATCGTCATCGCCAATGGTATGCGCCTCCTGCGCATGCCAAAGGCCGCAGCGGCGGGCGCCAACGACTCGAGAGCGGTTGCTGCCCGACAGGCGGCCGCTGCTTCGCAAAGCTGA